A genomic stretch from Pelotomaculum schinkii includes:
- a CDS encoding permease, with protein sequence MKERDKFFIMLGIFLLAFYIPFQNPRVQSAILEAFFMLQDYAQKHVLTCLVPAFFIAGAISIFVSQASVLKYFGPGASKILSYSVASVSGTVLAVCSCTVLPLFAGIYKRGAGIGPAVAFLYSGPAINVLAIILTARVLGFDLGLARAVGAVLFSIIIGLLMHLFFLKEEREKEAATLNMPPPEEDRRALWQYAVYFATMVVILIFASWSKPSQPVGFFNAVYQEHWYLTVFFLAVLALILKLWFNKEEMVSWVESTWGYTKMIFPLLLGGVLVAGFLMGRPEADTGIIPAKYISMLVGGNSFSANFIASIVGAFMYFATLTEVPILQGLLGSGMGKGPALALLLSGPALSLPNMIVIRHILGTKKTLIFISLVIVLSTLAGLIFGAFWG encoded by the coding sequence GTGAAAGAACGTGATAAGTTCTTCATAATGTTGGGTATATTTCTCTTAGCCTTCTATATACCTTTTCAAAACCCGCGGGTGCAGTCCGCTATTCTTGAAGCTTTCTTCATGCTCCAGGACTATGCGCAAAAACATGTGCTTACCTGCTTGGTACCTGCTTTCTTTATTGCCGGGGCCATCTCTATTTTCGTGTCACAGGCGTCGGTGCTAAAGTATTTTGGGCCCGGGGCCAGTAAAATTCTTTCTTACAGTGTAGCCTCAGTTTCGGGCACAGTACTTGCGGTGTGTTCCTGTACGGTCCTGCCGCTTTTTGCGGGGATTTACAAGCGGGGCGCAGGTATTGGGCCTGCCGTTGCCTTCCTGTACTCCGGTCCGGCGATAAACGTTCTGGCCATCATCCTCACCGCCCGCGTTCTGGGGTTTGATTTGGGCCTGGCGCGGGCAGTGGGGGCGGTTCTCTTTTCTATAATTATTGGACTCTTAATGCATCTTTTCTTCTTGAAGGAAGAGCGGGAAAAAGAAGCTGCAACCCTCAATATGCCGCCGCCAGAGGAGGACAGGCGGGCTTTGTGGCAATACGCGGTATATTTTGCTACGATGGTCGTTATCCTCATATTTGCATCCTGGAGCAAGCCGAGTCAGCCGGTGGGCTTCTTCAACGCCGTTTACCAGGAGCACTGGTATCTGACAGTATTTTTCCTGGCTGTGCTGGCGTTGATACTGAAGCTCTGGTTTAATAAAGAAGAAATGGTAAGCTGGGTGGAATCTACCTGGGGTTATACCAAGATGATCTTCCCCTTGCTCCTGGGAGGAGTTCTGGTAGCCGGTTTCTTGATGGGCAGGCCGGAGGCAGATACGGGGATTATACCTGCCAAGTATATCTCTATGCTGGTAGGCGGCAACTCGTTCAGCGCTAACTTTATTGCATCCATTGTAGGCGCCTTTATGTATTTTGCAACCTTGACCGAGGTGCCCATATTACAGGGCCTTTTAGGCAGCGGCATGGGCAAAGGGCCTGCTCTTGCCCTGCTCCTGTCCGGGCCGGCGTTAAGCTTGCCGAACATGATTGTAATAAGACATATACTGGGTACTAAAAAGACGTTGATTTTTATCTCACTCGTTATTGTGTTGTCTACGTTGGCGGGCTTGATCTTCGGGGCATTCTGGGGCTAA
- a CDS encoding thioredoxin family protein: MEIQVLGPGCNKCKTMYKLVTETLGEMGIDADVKKVEKLDEIIEAGVMLTPGLVINGKVKVTGKVPGKSDIKKYIEQEI, encoded by the coding sequence TTGGAAATTCAAGTCCTGGGCCCGGGTTGTAACAAATGTAAAACAATGTACAAGTTGGTAACTGAAACGCTAGGTGAAATGGGAATAGACGCCGACGTTAAGAAGGTTGAAAAGCTGGATGAAATTATTGAAGCCGGTGTAATGCTGACACCTGGCCTGGTAATAAACGGTAAGGTTAAGGTAACAGGCAAGGTGCCGGGGAAGAGTGACATAAAGAAATATATTGAACAAGAAATTTAG